The Orcinus orca chromosome 1, mOrcOrc1.1, whole genome shotgun sequence DNA window agtttattttatgtgacatgagaattgctactccagctttttgatttccatttgcatggaatatctttttccatcccctttctttcagtctgtatgtgtccctaggtctgaagtgggtctcttgtagactgcatatatatgggtcttgtgttcgTATCTATTctgccagtctatatcttttggtgagatcatttattccatttacatttaaggtaattattgacatgtatgttcctattaccattttcttcgttgttttgggtttgttattgtaggtcttttccttctcttgtgtttcctaactagagaagttccattagcatttgttgtaaagctggtatggtggtgcggaattctcttagcttttgcttgtctgtaaggattttaatttctccatcaaatctgaatgagatgcttgctgagtagagtaatcttggttgtatgtatttccctttcatcactttgtatatgtcctgccactcccttctggccttcagagtttctgctgaaagatcagctgttagccttttggggattcccttttatgttatttgttgtttttcccttgatacttttaatattttattgtatttaatttttgagaatttgattaatatgtgtcttggtgtgtttctccttggatttatcctgtatgggactctctgtgcttcctggacttgattgactatttcctttcccatattagggaagttttcaagtataatctctcaaatattttctcagtccctttctttttctcttcgtcttctgggacccctataattctaaagttggtgcatttaatgttgtcccagaggtttgagactgtcctcaattcttttcattccttttttccttattctagtctgtggtagttatttcccctattttatcttccaggtcacttatccattcttgtgcttcagttattctgctattgattccttctaaagaattttaaatttcatttattgtgttgtttatcattgtttatttgctctttagttcttctagctccttcttaaacgtttcttgtatattctccattatatttccacaattttggaacatttttactctcattgttctgaattctttttcacatagactgcctatttccttctcatttgtttggtctggtgggtttttaccttactccttcatctaatgtgtatttctctgtcttgtcattttgcttaacttattgtatttggggtctctttttcacaggctgcagggtaatagttccattgtttttggtgtctgcctccagtgggtaaggtttgttcagttggctgtgtaggcttcctggtggaggagactggtgcctgtgttctggtggatgatgctggatcttgtctttcttgtcagcaggactgcatccagtggtgtgttttggtgtatctctgaccttattatgattttaggcagcctgtatGATAATGGGtggttttgtgttcctgtcttgctagttgtttggcaaagggtgtccagcactggagcttgctggtcgttgagtggagctgggttttagcgttgagatggagttctctgagagagcttttgccatttgatattatgtggagcttggaGGTGTCTCTTGGATAAATGTCCTGAGCTGTCTCTCTCACTtctgaggcacaggcctgacacctggttggagcaccaagaccttgtcagctgcatggatcagaagaaaagggtgaaaaaataaaataaaataaagttattaaaataaaaaaattgtaaagtaaaaataaaaaagagaaaaagatagaaaggaagaagagagcaacaaaaacaggacacaaatccaccaatgataataagtgctaaaaactatactaggaaaactaaaacaaaacaaaagaagaaaaacggaCCGACAGAActttaggacaaatggtaaaagcaaagctacacagacaaaatctcactAAGAAGCATACACCTACACACTCACaataagagaaaaagggaaaaaaatctatatagaaaaagaaaaaaaggaagagaacaatgAAATCCATAAAAAATCtactaatgataataaactctaaatactaaagtatgataaacataaaaccagaaacagattagatgcagaaagcaaactccaagtttacagttgctcccaacgtccaccacctcaattttgggatgattcattgttcattcaggtattccagagatgcagggtacctcaagttgattgtggagatttaatcctcttttcctgaggctgctgggagaaatttcactttctgttttttgttcgcacagctcctgggcttcagttttggatttggccacacctctgcctgtaggtctcctgagggcgtcttttcttcaCTCAGAGAGGACAgtgttaaagtagcagctgattagggagctctggctcactcaggccggggttgGGGAAgggtacagaatgcagggtgagcctatGGCTGCAGAGACCAACGTAACATTGccacagcctgaggtgcaccatgttttctcccggggaagttgtccctggatcacgggacccaggcagaggcaggctgcacaggctcttgggacgagaggtgtggatagtgacctttacttgcacacaggcttcttggtggttgcagcaacagccttagcatttcatgcccatctctggtttCTGccctgatagccacagctcacgcttgtctctggagctcatttaggcggtgctctaaATCGCTCCTCCTCGTGAACCATGAAACaatggtgtcttgcctcttaggctGAGCCAGACATTTtaccggactccctcctggctagctgtggtgcagtaGCCTCCttaaggctgtgttcacgcagccaaccccggtcctctccctgggatctgacctctgaagccagagcctcagctccaacCCCCCACCCGCCCAGgagagtgagcagacaagcctctcaggctggtgagtgctggtcagcactgatcatctgtgcgggaatctctccgctttgccctctgtcgctgtgctctcctccatggctctgaagcttcccaccCTGCCGTGCAagtccccatctccaccagtgaaggggcttcctagcgtgtggaaaattttcctcctttacagctccctccccaaAGTGCAGGTCCTGTCTctagtcttttgtctcctttttttttctctttccttttgccttacccaggtatgtgggggagtttcttaccttttcggaagtctgaggtcttctgccagcattcagtaggtgttccgtaggTGTTGTTCCACACgtacatgtatttctgatgtatctgtggggaggaaggtgatctccacgtcttactcctctgccttcttgaaggtcagttatctgttttatacatattagtgtatatatgtcaatccccctCTGAAATTGGGTTTCTCTTTACAATTAGAAGAAGGGTTGCCACTCCCTGCTTGGAGGTGTGTCTAGGGTACCTGTAGGCAAAGCCTGGGTTTCCTTCACGCTCCTGAACTATGTATTATCAAGTGCTTAACTGAACCCAGAGTAACTCACTCTGCAAAGCACAACAGACATCATTTTATACTGGGAAGTTTTCAAGGCAGACACTATTCTTTCAACTGTCTAGCCATGATAATAGCAGAGCAATGCTTCCTTGGCTTATCTGATTGTAAGCAGGTACTCCTTGCAATATCCTTTCTTAGAAAAATTGGCAGCAAGATATTATCTTgaggtttttaaaatgtagactACTTTAGCCAACAAAATAGACTCCAGATTACTGATAAGCATCTTCATATATGGAACAATCTAATTTAAGCCAAGTGAATTTGAGAGAATGCAtgtcaaagattaaaaaaaatttgtagggTTAGTAATGAGCCAGATACCATCTACAGGGGCATCTCTTTGTGTCTCTTTACAGAAATATGCCATTACTGTGTGGGTGAATATCTATATACAGAGACATACATCCAGTTCATTTTAGAGGAAGTTCAAATGTTTTAGATACAACTAAGAAAGGGTTGGGAGGGTTTTTCATAAACACAATATTATACTCACCACCCATGAATATTATTCTGTACATCCTGATTCTTGAAGAAGTGTCAAAGTGCAGATTTTCTTAGTCAAAATAACCAGGAATCTTTGTATGCAGCCAATACTCTTGTCATACCTGGTTCCTAACAGAGACTTAAAGGCTATATAGGAGCTGCTGGCAGTCTTAAAGTGCTTGTAACAGATTTTTCCATAATGTGATAGGAAGTGAAACAGTTATCAAGGACAGTCAGACTGAAACTTGCTTGCTAACTATAAGTGAAATATGAGATCGATAGACCCACactgaaaatttattaaaaagaaagtgaattAGGCACTATCACATACTATTGGTGGGAGTGTCATTTGAtcaaaacattttggaaattaatgccatacattttaaatatattgatagTTTTGTTTTTGACTCAATAATCCCATTTCTTAATTTGCACATTATTTAAATACTCTGAAATGATAAAGACTTAAACAGAAAAGGAATGTTACAGTTTTGTATTcatttcctactgctgctgtaacaagttactaTAAACTCATCAgcttaaagcaaaagaaattatATTAAGCATTTTGTTGAGTTTTTGTAGCAAAAATTTGAGGCGGGTATTTTTTTATCTCTAATTTACAGCTGTGTAGGTAAACTGATCTTCAAGGAAGGTGGGAAATATTTGATGTCACACAGTACTGTTGCCTATAGATTTCTACATAGCCAAGGCACTCAAGTTTTCCCCTGGAGGGCGTAGTGCATAATATTAGCTGAAGTGTTACTGTGGTTCAGCAAATTATACTAATAAATTATCACAGGGTTCTCTGTcagccatattttatttatttagggaaaAATACCCATGAATTGAATGGTGGGATCAATGACTCCTGGAGTTTCATTCCCTGAGTGTACTAAGAATATCTGAAAATGCACTGTCATTTCAAAAGAGAGGGCCTGATAGAGTCCATTGAATTAACTTTTGTAGGGGAAAGTAGCAGAAGATATTTTGGGAGTATGAGTGGAAAACTTCTAAATGGGTACATCCCAGACATTGAATCAGTTTTGAAGGTAATGAGAAGAGAGGAATTTGGGTTTCTAGTAGACCACAAGTCACTCATGGTCGTGGGGGCCCCAGAGACCAGATCAGTGTGTAAATATGCAAATGTAGAGCTTTAGGAAGTGGCCCCAGCCTGTAATCTTATGGCCTAGGAAACTGAGGGATCATGCAGTCCTGTTCAAGCTCATTTAGGGAGCTATCTGAAAACACACCCAACATGGGACTGTCAGCACTAGGAAATCAAGATAAGATTTTGTGGCTCTGTTTAAGTCATTTAATTGTCAAGAAAAGCCAAGAGACCAGTAGAACATGGTAAAAGGGGAGTTTAGAAAAACTGCGGGTAGGGGTTAAAATATGTGGGTTTAGCAAACCCTGGTCTCTACCACCAGGGGAAACAAAGCTGGGTGCTGGGCAGGCGAAATTGAATGAGGCAGTGAGTTTTACATACCAGATGCTTGGgagctggggagtgggggaagcaCCATCTCTGACTATGGAAGAGCAACATGCtgtcaaagattttctcctatttccTAATTGGCACATAACACTGGCACAGGAAATATGAGACAAGGTCTCGAGTGAATCACTGTGCACTTCCTCAGTGAAGGGTGAGGAAGATCGTGGACAAAGAAGTTTTGTGATATCAGCATGAGTGTGGCAAGTCATTTTTGAGATTGCCAGCAGATGGTATTTGGGTTGGGAAATAAGTGCATCATGTCAGTCCTGGGCTGTTCTCCCTGTGTGGGGCTGCCTGGCCCTTATAAAAGGAGTCTCCATCTCAGTGGTGCTATCTTCGTGACACTCAGTGATAGGTTTTCTTTGGAGCCTGCGGTGAGTACAAATCTTAGAGGTCTTTTTGGCACTTGAGTGGTAAGATTGAACCTGGAGGTGTAGGTGACTTTATTTTAACCAATTAGTGCTACATATGCGGAAAAGAAGATAATGAGGTTTTAGGGGTAAATTTTAACTGGTATTTGGTAGGTGATCCTGAATGTGATGAGAGAAATGTAGTCAGAGCTATGATCTTAAACTGAAGGAGAGTAAGAGAGATGAAATGCTGTGCTGTAGCCCACCCTACATTAATTCCAAATGCATCCCTCTCAGAGTTCAATCCCATTGAGTGCTGGGTTTGGACCTCTGCATTTCTCCTTAAAAGCCCACAGTCACGTCAGTTAGACCAGCAACCAGGGCCTCATGGGAGATATAAGTAGAGATTTGTTTTGGGATTGGCTACAATTTATTTCCGGGTTCTTCTCCAGATAGTGTTTGTATTCACACAACACCTGCATAGGAAATTTTGTCTTTAGAAAGTGGTAGAATGAGAGATTAACCAGAAAAAACTGAAGATCTGAGGGCAAGAGGTGCTAAAAAAGAATGGTGAAGAAGTTACACAAAACTATAAAGACTCTATAAGGGATCAAAGAAAGTCCTTGGAGACGGAAGGGTTGTGTGCCCAGCTAATTGTTCTACCAGTAGGACTGTCTCTGTTATGAACAGTGTTGTCTGTTTGTATTTCAGATTCCTTGAGACCCAGGAAAGATGACTTACAAGCAGCATCAGTGCAAGCAGCCCTGCCAGTCACCTCCTGTTTTCATACCTAAGTGCCCTGAGCCTTGCCCACATAAGTGCCCTGAACCTTGCCCACCTCTAAACTGTCTGGAGCCATGTCCCTGTCCTCCATGCCCACCTGTGCAGTGCCACATCCACTGTGCCAGCAGAAATGTCCTCCTGTGCATCCATGCACACCCTGCCAGCAGAAG harbors:
- the LOC105748877 gene encoding LOW QUALITY PROTEIN: small proline-rich protein 2E-like (The sequence of the model RefSeq protein was modified relative to this genomic sequence to represent the inferred CDS: deleted 2 bases in 1 codon) translates to MTYKQHQCKQPCQSPPVFIPKCPEPCPHKCPEPCPPLNCLEPCPCPPCPPVQPHPLCQQKCPPVHPCTPCQQKCPPKYK